From the genome of Mustelus asterias chromosome 7, sMusAst1.hap1.1, whole genome shotgun sequence, one region includes:
- the LOC144495513 gene encoding transmembrane and ubiquitin-like domain-containing protein 1, which translates to MAIIEGVGDEVTILFGLVFTVLVLVLAWASTRTVDRGDQALQTAEGTSAPTSGQQVPPCTSTNHSPGEGETTADRGEAGCNAEEIEQSEDEKEEQSEDEKEEQSEDEKEEQSEDEEREQQSEEERKQSEERQEREKGGEVEEEFQAKHETPPAEKGAEELVTDNVPEMDISPLDTMELRQRVTCASGREETETVSPGDQPPDSDCAEGSSMLLRLKFLNDTERIARVRPEDTIGQIKR; encoded by the coding sequence ATGGCTATAATCGAAGGAGTTGGTGATGAGGTGACTATACTCTTTGGCCTGGTTTTCACAGTGTTGGTGTTGGTCTTGGCGTGGGCCTCCACTCGCACTGTGGACCGAGGTGACCAGGCTCTGCAAACCGCTGAAGGTACCTCTGCACCCACCTCAGGGCAGCAGGTTCCACCCTGCACCTCCACCAATCACTCACCAGGAGAAGGAGAAACAACAGCTGACAGAGGAGAGGCAGGATGCAATGCAGAGGAGATAGAACAGAGCGAGGACGAGAAGGAAGAACAGAGCGAGGACGAGAAGGAAGAACAGAGCGAGGACGAGAAGGAAGAACAGAGCGAGGACgaggagagagagcagcagagcgaggaggagagaaagcagagcgaGGAACGgcaggagagggagaaagggggtgAGGTGGAGGAAGAATTTCAAGCCAAACATGAGACACCACCTGCAGAGAAAGGAGCTGAGGAGTTGGTTACAGATAATGTACCTGAAATGGACATCTCGCCACTTGACACGATGGAGTTACGTCAGCGAGTGACCTGTGCAAGTGGAAGGGAAGAgactgagactgtgtccccaggTGACCAGCCCCCTGACAGTGACTGTGCCGAGGGCAGCTCCATGCTGCTGAGACTAAAGTTTTTGAATGACACTGAAAGAATAGCTCGGGTTCGACCAGAAGACACGATTGGACAAATAAAGAGGTAA